From Dermochelys coriacea isolate rDerCor1 chromosome 8, rDerCor1.pri.v4, whole genome shotgun sequence, the proteins below share one genomic window:
- the FABP6 gene encoding gastrotropin, giving the protein MAFTGRYEVESEDNYDAFVKCIGIPSDIIEKGRNFKVVTEVAQNENDFVWTQIYPTGQSMTNKFTIGKEADMETMGGKKFKATVKMEGGKIVADFPNYHHTAEIAGGKLVEISTAGGVTYKRISKKLA; this is encoded by the exons ATGGCTTTCACGGGCAGATATGAAGTGGAAAGTGAAGACAACTATGATGCCTTTGTGAAGTGTATTG GTATCCCCAGTGATATCATTGAAAAGGGAAGGAATTTCAAGGTTGTCACAGAAGTGGCACAGAATGAAAATGACTTCGTCTGGACCCAGATCTACCCAACAGGCCAGTCCATGACCAACAAATTCACCATTGGCAAGGAAGCAGACATGGAGACAATGGGAGGTAAAAAGTTCAAG GCAACTGTTAAAATGGAAGGTGGGAAAATAGTTGCTGATTTCCCTAACTACCATCATACTGCAGAGATTGCTGGAGGAAAACTAGTAGAG ATCTCTACAGCTGGCGGTGTAACCTACAAAAGAATCAGCAAAAAGCTGGCTTAA